The Elaeis guineensis isolate ETL-2024a chromosome 14, EG11, whole genome shotgun sequence genome has a segment encoding these proteins:
- the LOC105057557 gene encoding flowering-promoting factor 1-like protein 1 → MSGVWVFKNGVVRLVENPANVQSSTVRRKVLLYTPTNEIINSYSSLEPKLTSLGWERYYEDPNLLQFHKRSSIDLISLPRDFTQFKSMHMYDIVLKNRESFRVIDMQSS, encoded by the coding sequence ATGTCTGGAGTCTGGGTGTTCAAAAATGGAGTTGTCCGGCTTGTGGAGAACCCTGCCAATGTGCAGTCCTCTACAGTTCGTCGGAAGGTACTGCTCTACACTCCTACGAATGAGATCATCAACTCCTACTCCTCTCTGGAGCCCAAGCTCACCAGCCTGGGGTGGGAGAGGTACTACGAAGATCCTAACCTCCTCCAGTTCCACAAGCGCTCTTCTATCGACCTCATCTCCCTCCCACGAGATTTCACCCAGTTCAAGTCCATGCACATGTACGACATCGTCCTCAAGAATCGTGAATCCTTCCGGGTCATCGACATGCAGAGTTCATAA
- the LOC114914799 gene encoding uncharacterized protein — MADADPAPSSPAVGALPSHTELSGYKKTLKTELEWLRSEFKDLRTTLQMQQDDVTMSLTDLGMHLNELKNQKISRWRVAWETGSSLGNP, encoded by the exons ATGGCGGACGCCGATCCAGCTCCTTCTTCGCCGGCCGTGGGTGCTCTACCCTCTCACACG GAGCTTTCAGGGTACAAAAAGACACTGAAAACTGAACTTGAGTGGCTGAGATCG GAATTCAAGGACCTAAGGACCACTCTTCAAATGCAACAAGATGATGTCACAATGAGCCTCACTGActtagg GATGCACCTGAACGAACTGAAGAACCAAAAAATCTCTAGGTGGAGAGTGGCATGGGAAACTGGAAGCTCCTTAGGCAAcccttaa
- the LOC105057496 gene encoding LOW QUALITY PROTEIN: uncharacterized protein (The sequence of the model RefSeq protein was modified relative to this genomic sequence to represent the inferred CDS: inserted 1 base in 1 codon; deleted 2 bases in 1 codon), translating into MASEEAASEPLKYKTWVLKVSIHCEGCKKKVKRILQSIDGVYTTDVDALQNKVTVTGDVDAETLIKKLHKSNKHAELWPEKKPTNPNPSNNTHHNNNSNNKSKSKSQNSGKDDSKSKDPSESSDKKPSGDVSAAAAAAAKHSSGENKSVGKAADGKKAEETAGDKAAEPSKADSEAPKSANKAPPASEEKNAAAESSKSSNPPPDKAAAPANGGEKAASGGKKKGKKGEKEKTNGDGGGETVPKEAGGNNSEAGGISRTPPPEMYHYPIYPPQPAYVMSYNTAHPTTSQAYYATPMPPMPQXYMYPPYPPPPEYYYGQPAPSLSMSSSPPPPPPAGAYDDMFSDENPNSCNLM; encoded by the exons ATGGCATCAGAGGAAGCAGCATCTGAACCCCTCAAATACAAA ACTTGGGTGCTGAAGGTCTCAATCCACTGCGAGGGATGCAAAAAGAAGGTGAAGAGGATCCTCCAAAGCATTGATG GTGTTTATACCACAGATGTTGATGCCCTCCAAAACAAAGTAACGGTAACCGGAGACGTCGACGCTGAAACCCTCATCAAGAAACTGCACAAGTCCAACAAGCATGCTGAGCTCTGGCCAGAGAAGAAACCCACCAACCCAAATCCCAGCAATAACACC CACCACAACAACAACAGTAACAATAAGAGCAAGAGCAAGAGCCAGAACTCGGGCAAAGATGACTCCAAATCCAAAGATCCCAGTGAAAGCTCCGATAAAAAGCCATCCGGGGATgtctccgccgccgccgccgccgccgccaaaCACTCCTCTGGCGAGAACAAAAGCGTAGGCAAAGCCGCCGATGGCAAAAAGGCCGAAGAAACCGCCGGCGACAAGGCCGCTGAGCCATCGAAGGCCGATAGCGAAGCCCCCAAGAGTGCCAACAAAGCACCACCAGCATCCGAGGAAAAGAACGCCGCCGCCGAGAGCTCCAAGAGCTCCAATCCACCTCCCGACAAGGCCGCCGCCCCTGCCAATGGTGGCGAGAAGGCCGCCAGTGGCGGcaaaaagaagggaaagaaaggggAGAAAGAGAAGACCAATGGTGACGGCGGAGGAGAAACTGTACCTAAAGAGGCTGGTGGTAACAACTCGGAGGCCGGCGGCattagccggactccgccgccggaAATGTACCATTACCCGATATACCCTCCTCAGCCGGCATACGTCATGAGCTACAACACGGCGCATCCTACCACAAGCCAAGCCTACTATGCCACCCCGATGCCACCGATGCCTC AGTACATGTACCCCCCATACCCGCCTCCGCCGGAGTATTACTACGGTCAGCCGGCGCCGAGCTTATCTATGTCATCCTCGCCGCCACCGCCGCCACCGGCCGGTGCCTACGACGACATGTTCAGCGATGAGAACCCGAACTCCTGCAATCTTATGTGA